The Legionella jordanis genomic sequence TAACAACTCCGGAACCATGATAGGTAAACGAATTTAAATAGCGGGCTTGGATTTCAACGCTAATTGGGCCGGATTTCGGATAACCATTGCCCACTGAGACATGGAGGGTATTATTGACAACACTGGTTTGCACCTGGAGCAAGTCGAGGGGATCACCACGTAAGAGCAAGCGGGGATGGCGAAAACCCGTTCTCAGTTTAACATTGATGTTTCCTTCAACCATAACCTGATTGAAAGCCGGCATGGGACGATTGTGCAATGCCTTTTGACTACTTGCTGGAATCACTAGCACTTTATGGCTGCAACTTGCACTCATGAGAACAACAAATAAACATAAAAAAAACCGCATCCACATAGCCAGGATTTCCCCTATTCTTAATGTCCTTACATTAGAGGAAGTTAGTATAATGCGCAAGATGATTGTAGCAATTGGATGACTGTCCATCACTCTTGCAACAACTTGTTTACCTTCATTATTACCAAGCATCTGCATTAAAATCAGAAATTCGAATATCCCGTGGACAGGACTCATTGTATTTGAAATCAGCGGATTTTTGCATCAGGTCAAATAGTGATTCCTGTTGTGGAATAAGAGCCGGCAACTGCAACCATACATCAACCAGTAAACCATCCTTACAGCCAAAATACACTCGCTGAGCAGCAGTTTGCCCGAAAGATTGCACCACCAATTTTCTTAATTGTTCGCGTTTGACTTTATCCCCAGCATGAACACTGATGAATTCTCCTAAAGCGGAGTGGTTAAACTCATCATTTAAACGCATGGCCAAGCTGAAGTAGGCATCATTTGTCAAAATTTGACAACTGCCATGCTTATACCATTCATGGCGTTCCAGGCATGTGCCTGCTGCATAGCTTGGCATAAATTGCCTCAGACGTTCATCGACTTTGGCGCTAAAGGCAAGAGGAGGATAATCGCAGTGGTTTTTACGTGGATTTACAGCACAGTAGCCATAATGTTCTCCACAAATTTGCTGGTTAGGCCAAAGGCCATGCAAAATCAGATGATGGGCAGAATAGGCGTTTGCCTTTAAATGCTTGCATTCGGCCTTACCAGCCTCATAACCATAGGATTGGCAAAATCCTGGATGCCAACTTAGCGCTAAAATGTAGGAATCCGCTAGATTGGGTAATTGTTCGCAACTGTTTTTGCCGTGCGCTTCGAAATAAAAAATCCCACAATCAGCATGAACCCATCTTAGTGATGGTGTGAGATTAGGAACTATGAGACGTAACCAATCTGGATTATTGGAGCGATTGACCTCTCTTATCTCGTAATTTTCCCTTAATTGAATTACGGCGCCATCCGGGTTTGTTCTTTTATTTTTAGAAACATAGAGGGGACAAATTTTTTGAGCCTCATATTTGCCATTGACTTCAATGGAGGAGAAACAAACAAGAGGGAAAGCAAGCCAGAGCCAAGCAAACAATCTTATCATCGTGCATCCCAGCAATATAAGATGCCAAGATTATAGCGATAACCATCCTGAAAGGGTATTGTCTAATGGCTTAAATGGATGATTGTTTTAAAAAGCTTTCGAGCACACTTAAAACTGCCCTCCTGTCTTCCCGGATTGGAGAATGGCCGACATGAGGGATTTTAATATGGTTACAACCTGGTAACCATTGTAAAACCTTGGTTAGGTCTTCATCCCGAATTAAACTTCCACGCTCGGAATTTCCTCGAATCAACAAGGTTGGACATTTTATTTTTGGGAACAAATCTTCCACTTCATAACTGTGGAATGTTGTTTCAAACTCATTGATGATTGCCGCCAGCATATCTGGGTCACATTGACTAAGGCTTTCTGGTATAAAATGATTGTTTAAACCAGGCAAATTGAACAATTTACTAATCCGCAACCACTGGATTAATCGATTGGCCAATTCAGCTTGCGAGACGGCCAAATTGCGCAATGAGGTAATGGTTACCGGGGAGTCAATAACAACCAGTGATTGTAGCCATTGTGGATGATGGGCTGCCAGCATGATGGCAATCATTCCGCCTAGGGAATGGCCCAGAACAATAGCAGGCTCTTGTATGCACTCCTTTATAAAAGAATAGCAATCAGTTAAATAATCTTGTAAACGATAAGCGCCGGGAGTGTGCTTGGATTTTCCATGCCCGCGAAAATCCATTGCATAAACATGCAAATACTGTGAGAGCTCTTCAATAATGGGCATAAACGATTGCCAACGTTTGGTGGCACCATGCAATAGCAAAATAGGAGGTCCATTCCTCGGCCCCTCTATATAATTGAGCATAAGATCATTAAAATGAAATGTATTTTCCTTCATGCATTTTCCTGTCTGCTTCTAACATCAATAATTATGGTAATCACCTATGCAGGGACTAAAAGCATAGTTTCAGCTTAAATAGTATAGGCCAAAAATTTCTGATGGTTTGATCTCAATAGAAACTATGAGAAAGTTGAAAATTTAATGAATCTTTTAAGATAAAGAGATTTATCCCTCTTTGAGATCACAATCCGTGATCTCAATAGGGAAGAAAGAGAAACAGCAGAGATTTAAACAGCAGTTACATCTTCAGCTTGCAATCCTTTTGGCCCTTTCGTTACCATAAATTCAACGCGTTGGCCTTCTTTTAAGGTCTTGCGACTAGCAGTGCTATTAATTGAGCGAAAATGCACAAACACATCATCTTCACCATTATCACGACTAATGAAGCCATAACCTTTATCATCATTAAACCACTTAACGTGGCCTGTTTCTTTCGCAGACATTTCTTTTTTCCAAAATAAAATTAAACAAACACTTGATATCATTACCCGGGTTGAAAACCAATAATGGATTACCATTGTGCGCTGATTCGCTACTGAACACTGCAAAAAGAGGGAATTTCACGAAGAACACTGCTTCCAGCCAGGGAACAAAAACCAAGTAGTTTCATTATAACCCAGACTGCAATAAATAGCGAGAATTGCGGGAATAATTCTCAATTGCGATAAGTTGTGGTGGGGGCTCAGCATGTTCATGCATGCCGGCCTATGGACTTTGTTTTAGCTTAAAATAAAAACAAAGCGGCTTTGCACAAATTTATTTCGCCATCCAGGAAGTCATCCATTTGCCCTTGCTGCAATTAGCCTTAACTTACCATCAGCTGCCATGCAGACTAATGGCCATTAATTTAACTCTTCTTTTATAATTTATGCATGCCGGGTAAAGAGCTCGAATTTTCTTTATCAGAATGTTTAATTTTTTTATGGGAAAGAAAGGCTTGCCATAGCGCCGCTCCCTGCCAACGCTGCGATTCACCATACAACACTTGAGTTAAATGATGTATTTCCTTAAGAAATTCTTCCTGGTGCAGCAAGTTGGCCACCTGCGTCAAATTTAAGATATTAGCTTTCGGCCATTCATGTCGTGCCCATTGAATCAAAGCATCACGTGCTGCATGAGGATTATTCTGAGCACAAGCTTCCTGAAGGTAATGGACATACTCTTTTGAACCTGCTGTTAGCTGTTGCCTATCCGGTTTTTTGCGAAACAATAACAGGAGGGTAACAATCCATGCCAAAGCAAATAAAGCTGCAACCCACCACCCTAAATCAGACCACTGCCCGTTCAATGCCGTCCTTTTAGGGGTATTTTGAGAAGGTGCAGATGTCTTCGCGTCTGACGAAGATACAGTCTTGGGTGCTTTGTTTTGTGGGGCTATGGTTGCCGCTTGCGAATGGCCAGGAGCCGGGCGGACGTCAATAATATGGGCGGGTAAAATTGCCGTTTCCTCCTTCGCTGTAGTGGTATTAAACCAATGTAATTTTAACTCAGGAATAGTAATGGTTCCGGACTTGTTAAATAAATAATTTACTTTTATGATGCTGTGGCCGACTAAATTTCCCTGGCTTAAACTGTTTCTTTGGCTAGCCTTATCAGGATAGACACTGAAGGAATGCGCATTACTGGCAAAATCAAGGCTTGGCAACAGCTGTGCCGGAATACCAACCGCCTGAAGCTGCACAGTCCGGACCAGAGTTCCTCCCTGATCTACCGTAGAAGAATTGTTGTCAAATTGTTCACTTAACGTTACACCTTTAGCCGGCAACCAATTTGTTCCTGTATATTGGGAAGGGATTGCCTTGACTTGCACAGTAATTGGTTTTGCCCGTGCAGTCACTCGCTTAGGTGCTACATCATTATAGACAAGTGCTCGGAACAGGGGGGGCTGAATTTGTACCGCACCACTTTTCTGTGAAAAAAAAGCGTATTTTTGTTCTTCCACCGCATACAGTGTCCCATTGATCATGGTTTGATACTGGTTTCCAGAACCTATGGGAATCAAAATACCATCTTGCAATTTCGGAGGTTGATAATCCACATCAATTAAGCGACGGCTGGTCAATAATTTTACTGTTAGGATGGCTTGCTGGTTCACATAGGGATTTGGCTCATTAATTTCAGTAATCAGTCTAATATCCTGCTGGTTATCAATGTCACCTTTATTTTTTCCAGTGCTTTCCTGCGACACCTCTATTGTGGCAGGTTGAGTTTTCTCAGAGCCTACCTGCAGTGCAGGGATTTCGACTACACCCGTCTTCTTAGGCGTAACTAGAATTATCCATTGACTTAATGAATGCGCCTGACCATTAATGACGGTGTAATTCATGCTTCTTTCTGTCCCGTCAATGTTAAAATCCTCTTGCAGGGGAGTTAAATCGGGCACGCTATCGGCTTCATCTCCGTCCAATGTTAGAGTTATCTTAAAACTTTCTCCTTCCTGAATTTTTTTAGTCTCTACGTCCATGGACACAGTAGCCATAGCCAAATGGGACACCCACAGTAAAACCATACTTATAATTATTTGTTTCATTGATACCATCCACGTTGCCTACGCATATGATCTCTTAAAAATTTCTCTCGCAATAACCCGCCTGGATCATCCGGAATTAATTTTAGCCATTGTTCTTTCGATTGTTGTTGCTGTACTTCATCAGCAGATTCAGCCGAAACACCAGCAGCTTGCCCATGTTGATTTACTTGTTTTTCTTCTTGGTTTTGCTTTGTATTTTTCTGGTTTTGGCCTTGCTGGTTCTGGCCTTGCTGGTTCTGGCCTTGCTGGTTCTGGCCTTGCTGGTTTTGGCCTTGTTGGTTTTGGCCTTGCTGGTTCTGGCCTTGCTGGTTTTGGCCTTGTTGGTTTTGGCCTTGTTGGTTTTGGCCTTGCTGGTTTTGGCCTTGCTGGTTTTGGCCTTGCTGGTTTTGGCCTTGCTGGTTTTGGCCTTGTTGGTTTTGGCCTTGTTGGTTTTGGCCTTGTTGGTTTTGGCCTTGCTGGTTTTGGCCTTGCTGGTTTTGGCCTTGCTGGTTTTGGTCTTGCTGGTTCTGGTCTTGCTGGTTTTGACTTAATAAATCTTGAATGAGTTTGCGGTTATATTCGGCGTCCCTATGCTCTGGGTTAAGGGCCAGAGCCTTATCATAAGCCTTTATGGCCTGTTCATACTGCTTTGACATGGCTAGAGCATTGCCTTCATTGTAAAAGCCTTCGGCATTTTGCATGGCAGAGTAATATTCTGCGGCCTCCTTGTAATTTCCTGCTCGGTAAGCAGCGGCTGCTTTCCAGGCTTGCTGCTGGAATGTTTTTTGCGCTTCCTTAAATTTTCCTTCTGCCATTAAGACCTGTCCTTGCTGATCTTTGGTTTGCCAAAGATTCTTCCAGCTAAACGAGTGGGAAGGAAATGACAGAGTCACTAAAATAAACAAAGCCATTGCTTTCATGCGGATAACCTCTGTAACCATCCGCGGCGAAACAGCGGGAATAAAAACAGCAAAGCCGGCAAGATAAACCACCGCCCTTCATCACGCCAGAGCGATACATTATCTTGCTGGCTGCGATGATAGTCATTGTTACTTTTGGTTAAAGACAACCATTTTGCCAGTTGTTTATCATCATTGAAATTAATGAGCTTGCCAGCACCCGCTGTCGCTAAAGTTTGGAACAGCGGTTCGGCATCATCGCTGGCTCGGATGGGCATTACCGAAGTGTAAATTTGTTTTTGCGCTAACTTCTTCGCAAGTGCTAATGATTCGTCGTTTGGGCTTTCAGCAGTCAAAACAAGAATTTGTCCATGATTAAATCCAGCTTGGCTTATTAATTGACTGGCTTGCTCAAGAGCCAAGTCCAGGCGATTGCCTTCCACAGGCATAATGTCTGGGGTAAGCGTTGAAATTAGAGAGTCAATGGTTTTCGCATCATCTGTCAAAGGCGCTACAATGAAGGGTTCGCCAGTATAAACCAGCAAGGCAAACTGCCCAGGATGATTGTTATTTAGAATATCGTGTAGCTTGAATTTGGCACGCGTTAATCGATCCGGGGCCAAATCTTTAGCCAACATGGAATCCGACATGTCCAAGACCAAGACCCGCGGTTGTATTTGTTTATAAACAGGTACTGGCAAACGTGACCAGCTCGGCCCGGACAGGGCAATGATCATAAAGGAAGCACACAATAACAAGAGCATAAGAGTCCCTAATTTCTTGTTCTTTCCTCTAGATTGCAATAGTTTATTTAATAAATGATGATCACATATGGCGGCCCAAGCTTCAATTTGCGAAGGTTTGCGCCACAACATCCAAATCAAACAAAACACCGGCAGGAAAGCCAAAAGCCACCAAGGACGTAACAAATGGAATTCCGTCATGATTCAGTCACCTTTTGCGGGTTTAATTTTCGTTGAGAAGAAAAATAACCGGCTCTTGCCCACAGCCAAAAACAAAAACACAAAAATCCCAAAGCGAGTGGCCAAGGATAATAATCGATTTGCGGGCGAATGCTTGCTTCCTCGTGCTGCACCGTTTCAAGTTGGTTGATGGTTTGATAAATCTCATTCAATGATTGGCTGTCCGTCGCGCGAAAATACTGCCCGTTTGTTAATTTGGCGATTTCCTGCAAAGTTTTCTCATCCAAATCGGCGGAGGCATTCACGTTAAAAAAAATATTGTTTAAAGCCCTTGGATCGGATTCGGACCCTAGACCAATGGTATATACCTTAATATGATCATTCTTGGCCAATTCAGCGGCTTTTAAAGGAGGTAAAACGCCTGAATTATTTGCCCCATCAGTCAACAAAATAATAATCCGGCCCTTTGCCGGAACATCTTGCAAACGTTTAACCGCAAGCCCTAGAGCGTCCCCGATTGAAGTCGTTTGCCCTGCTAATCCAACGGAAGCATCATCCAATCGAACCAAAACCGATTGCCTGTCGTAGGTTAGGGGAGTTTGCAAATAGGCGCGAGTTCCAAATAGAATTAATCCAATTCGATCGCCCACGCGTTGTTTAACGAATTCCTCAGCCGTTTGTTTTACAATCGTCAAGCGGCTCACCGGTTCACCATTTAGCAGCATGTCTGGCAATTCCATGCTTCCTGATAAATCCAAAGCCAGCATGATGTTTCGCCCTTCTCTTTCAACTGGCTGGGGTTCACCAATCCAACGCGGGCCTGCAGCAGCCAAAAGCAACAAAACCCATAGCAAAATCAATAAAACATTTATCTTTTGTTCTAAGAAACCATATTTTTTTTCATCCATGCGATGAGCCAGGGCATTAAAAAATGGAATTTTAACTGCAGCAGTAAGACTAATTTGAGCTCTCGGCAAAAACAGCCACAAAAACGGAAGTGGCAGGGCGCAAAGAGCCCATGGAAAGGCTAATTCAAACATGGTACACCTCGCTGCCTAATCCAAGCTCTTGCTAACTGAAAAAGGGGCTCAAGCTCAATGTCTTTGTTCGGTTGATAGGGCAATTCCAAGAGTAGATGGCTTACTGGATTGAAGTCCAAGTGTTTGCTGCTCGAATTTAGAAAATCAATCCAGCTTTGCCCTCGCAAGCCAGCCACTTCCTCCCTGGGATAATAAACCAAGGCTACCCGGCGCAGTAATTCTGAAATTTTCATAGACGTGAGCTGACTGTTTTTATTTTGCAGATAGTGCAAACGATAATTTTCCAAAAGACTCAAAGCCTCTCGTTTGGGACGTGAATTCCTACGCCGTTTTTGCCAGCCATACAAGCCATATCCAAGAAGAATTAGGAACAAGATGATGAGAACATACCATCCTGGGGCAAGAGGCCACCAACCGACTTGCTCAGGCAAATGGATATCGTGCAATTTCTTTAATAATTGCGCTTCAGCCATTTGTTCCCCGTGGAAAAGTTAATCTGATTAATTTAGGAATATTGGTTTCAGCCGTAAGCTGGATATAGGGAATTTGCAAACGTTTACAAAGATTTTGCAAGTCCTCAATTCGTTGTTGACAATAATTTTGATAAGTTGTGATCACGTCGTTACGGGTTGTATCCAGAATCATTTCCTGTTTGCCATTGGTAATGGGGTACTGCTGCGGTTTTGGCGGAGTTAACTCTAGAGGATCGCAAATGTGATAAATTAAAATGTCATTATGCGCCCTTAGGCGGCTTAAATGAGGCTCCGACTCTGCATCCAGCTGATAAAAGTCACTGGCAATTACCAGGATGCTGCCTGGCCTGGTTACCCGTCTAAGCCGCAACAAAGCATCACTAAGAACCCGGCCCTGGCCATCATTAGCCACGTTGAGAGCAGTGTAGCGACTTAGGGCCGCTAAAAAGGGCAGTACCGCCAAATTACGACTGTGGGGTGTAAATTCATCATGCGATTTGGACGAGTATAATAGACCGCCGACTCGATCTCCGTTTTTAATCACTGTCCAGGCTATCATCGCCGCAAGACGGGCTGCTATGACCGATTTAAAAGCTTTGCGAGTGCCAAAAAACATGGAAGGATTAAAATCGCATAGAATGACTACCGGCCGCTCACGCTCTTCCTCATACAATTTCACATGCGGCCTTCCGGTGCGGGCTGTGACCCGCCACTCCATATGCCGTATTTCATCACCCGCCTGATAATTTCGCACCTCGGCGAAATCCATCCCGCGCCCGCGCAATTTGGAATTATGATTGCCAAAGTGATTCACTCTGGACTCAGGCCTATAATTCGCTTTTTGCGCATAGCGCTTGAAAGCGATTAATTCCTCAACAGTAGCCACTAACCCTTCGGTCATACCTTACCCCTTAAGGGACAGCAATCAAACGCAATAATGAATCAATAAAATCATCGCTGCTTACTCCTTCAGCCTCAGCCTCAAAACTCAACAAAATACGATGTCGAAGGACATCATGAGCAATCACGTGGATATCTTCAGGAGTAACATAATCCCGTCCTGCTAACCAGGCGTGAGCTTTAGCGCAACGATCAAGAGCAATGGTTGCTCGTGGGCTTGCGCCGAATCTTAACCAACGCTCCAATTCCTCGCTGTAAACCCCAGGATTTCGGGTTGCGACTACAAGCTGCACAAGATAATTATCCAAAGCTTCGCTGCTATGAACCTGCAACACCTGGCGTCTTGCTTCAAATAGTGATGCTTGAGACAAAGGAGAAATGTCTGGTAAGCCATTGTTTAAATTCAAATTCCCTCTAGCTTCTGTGCGGGCCAGGGAAAGAATGTTGTGTTCAACCCCCGCCTCAGGATAATTAATTTTTACATACATGAGAAAGCGATCGAGTTGCGCTTCTGGCAGCGGATAAGTTCCCTCTTGTTCGATGGGATTTTGTGTGGCCATGACTAGAAACAATTCGGGCAGAGGATAAGTGGTGCCGCCAATCGTAACCTGACGTTCCGCCATGGCTTCCAGTAATGCCGATTGAACTTTGGCTGGTGCCCTATTGATTTCATCCGCCAAAATAAGATGGTGAAAAATTGGGCCTGGCTGAAAAACGAAGGTACCATTTTCGGGTCGGTACACATCCGTTCCAGTTAAATCGCCCGGTAATAAATCAGGAGTAAATTGAATTCGATGAAAATCTCCCTCCACCACCGAAGACAATTCCTTCACTGCTCGTGTTTTCGCTAAACCAGGAGCACCTTCAACCAGTAAATGACCGTCGGCGAGCAGCGCAATTAATAGTCTTGATACTAAATCTTGCTGCCCCAAAATTCTGCTATTCAGATAAGCGCTTATTTGAGCAATGCGCTCTTGGACTTTTTCTTTAGCAATAATCTCCAATTGCTCCATTGTGATACCTATGCAAAAATTATGATCCTAACGTGAAACCTCGTCAGTGCCAAGTTAAAGCCACAACTAAATATTGGGTCTTTTTAAGCGAATTCAATTCATGCAGCAGGCAAGCGATGCTCTGGGGATTTCAGCTGATTTTCAAGGAAGAAGCTGTTGGAGCTTTCACCGGTTAAATAAGTTAACGATTGACGGATACGTTCCTGGCTTACCACTTTAGTCCAGCAAGTGTAATCATTTAACGGTTTATTGTATTTTCTAAATACGTCTTCAAAAGCATGACGCATCGATTCAGAATCAGACCAGACAACAATAGCAATTGACGGATGTTGTTGCCAAATCATTTCGACTAGCGCAGGACCATTGCAATAAATGCCGTCGCTCGCTCCCAAATCGCCA encodes the following:
- a CDS encoding ribonuclease T2 family protein gives rise to the protein MIRLFAWLWLAFPLVCFSSIEVNGKYEAQKICPLYVSKNKRTNPDGAVIQLRENYEIREVNRSNNPDWLRLIVPNLTPSLRWVHADCGIFYFEAHGKNSCEQLPNLADSYILALSWHPGFCQSYGYEAGKAECKHLKANAYSAHHLILHGLWPNQQICGEHYGYCAVNPRKNHCDYPPLAFSAKVDERLRQFMPSYAAGTCLERHEWYKHGSCQILTNDAYFSLAMRLNDEFNHSALGEFISVHAGDKVKREQLRKLVVQSFGQTAAQRVYFGCKDGLLVDVWLQLPALIPQQESLFDLMQKSADFKYNESCPRDIRISDFNADAW
- a CDS encoding alpha/beta fold hydrolase, translating into MKENTFHFNDLMLNYIEGPRNGPPILLLHGATKRWQSFMPIIEELSQYLHVYAMDFRGHGKSKHTPGAYRLQDYLTDCYSFIKECIQEPAIVLGHSLGGMIAIMLAAHHPQWLQSLVVIDSPVTITSLRNLAVSQAELANRLIQWLRISKLFNLPGLNNHFIPESLSQCDPDMLAAIINEFETTFHSYEVEDLFPKIKCPTLLIRGNSERGSLIRDEDLTKVLQWLPGCNHIKIPHVGHSPIREDRRAVLSVLESFLKQSSI
- a CDS encoding cold-shock protein, with the protein product MSAKETGHVKWFNDDKGYGFISRDNGEDDVFVHFRSINSTASRKTLKEGQRVEFMVTKGPKGLQAEDVTAV
- a CDS encoding BatD family protein; its protein translation is MKQIIISMVLLWVSHLAMATVSMDVETKKIQEGESFKITLTLDGDEADSVPDLTPLQEDFNIDGTERSMNYTVINGQAHSLSQWIILVTPKKTGVVEIPALQVGSEKTQPATIEVSQESTGKNKGDIDNQQDIRLITEINEPNPYVNQQAILTVKLLTSRRLIDVDYQPPKLQDGILIPIGSGNQYQTMINGTLYAVEEQKYAFFSQKSGAVQIQPPLFRALVYNDVAPKRVTARAKPITVQVKAIPSQYTGTNWLPAKGVTLSEQFDNNSSTVDQGGTLVRTVQLQAVGIPAQLLPSLDFASNAHSFSVYPDKASQRNSLSQGNLVGHSIIKVNYLFNKSGTITIPELKLHWFNTTTAKEETAILPAHIIDVRPAPGHSQAATIAPQNKAPKTVSSSDAKTSAPSQNTPKRTALNGQWSDLGWWVAALFALAWIVTLLLLFRKKPDRQQLTAGSKEYVHYLQEACAQNNPHAARDALIQWARHEWPKANILNLTQVANLLHQEEFLKEIHHLTQVLYGESQRWQGAALWQAFLSHKKIKHSDKENSSSLPGMHKL
- a CDS encoding tetratricopeptide repeat protein, translated to MKAMALFILVTLSFPSHSFSWKNLWQTKDQQGQVLMAEGKFKEAQKTFQQQAWKAAAAYRAGNYKEAAEYYSAMQNAEGFYNEGNALAMSKQYEQAIKAYDKALALNPEHRDAEYNRKLIQDLLSQNQQDQNQQDQNQQGQNQQGQNQQGQNQQGQNQQGQNQQGQNQQGQNQQGQNQQGQNQQGQNQQGQNQQGQNQQGQNQQGQNQQGQNQQGQNQQGQNQQGQNQQGQNQKNTKQNQEEKQVNQHGQAAGVSAESADEVQQQQSKEQWLKLIPDDPGGLLREKFLRDHMRRQRGWYQ
- a CDS encoding vWA domain-containing protein: MMTEFHLLRPWWLLAFLPVFCLIWMLWRKPSQIEAWAAICDHHLLNKLLQSRGKNKKLGTLMLLLLCASFMIIALSGPSWSRLPVPVYKQIQPRVLVLDMSDSMLAKDLAPDRLTRAKFKLHDILNNNHPGQFALLVYTGEPFIVAPLTDDAKTIDSLISTLTPDIMPVEGNRLDLALEQASQLISQAGFNHGQILVLTAESPNDESLALAKKLAQKQIYTSVMPIRASDDAEPLFQTLATAGAGKLINFNDDKQLAKWLSLTKSNNDYHRSQQDNVSLWRDEGRWFILPALLFLFPLFRRGWLQRLSA
- a CDS encoding vWA domain-containing protein, whose protein sequence is MFELAFPWALCALPLPFLWLFLPRAQISLTAAVKIPFFNALAHRMDEKKYGFLEQKINVLLILLWVLLLLAAAGPRWIGEPQPVEREGRNIMLALDLSGSMELPDMLLNGEPVSRLTIVKQTAEEFVKQRVGDRIGLILFGTRAYLQTPLTYDRQSVLVRLDDASVGLAGQTTSIGDALGLAVKRLQDVPAKGRIIILLTDGANNSGVLPPLKAAELAKNDHIKVYTIGLGSESDPRALNNIFFNVNASADLDEKTLQEIAKLTNGQYFRATDSQSLNEIYQTINQLETVQHEEASIRPQIDYYPWPLALGFLCFCFWLWARAGYFSSQRKLNPQKVTES
- a CDS encoding DUF4381 domain-containing protein yields the protein MAEAQLLKKLHDIHLPEQVGWWPLAPGWYVLIILFLILLGYGLYGWQKRRRNSRPKREALSLLENYRLHYLQNKNSQLTSMKISELLRRVALVYYPREEVAGLRGQSWIDFLNSSSKHLDFNPVSHLLLELPYQPNKDIELEPLFQLARAWIRQRGVPCLN
- a CDS encoding DUF58 domain-containing protein, which codes for MTEGLVATVEELIAFKRYAQKANYRPESRVNHFGNHNSKLRGRGMDFAEVRNYQAGDEIRHMEWRVTARTGRPHVKLYEEERERPVVILCDFNPSMFFGTRKAFKSVIAARLAAMIAWTVIKNGDRVGGLLYSSKSHDEFTPHSRNLAVLPFLAALSRYTALNVANDGQGRVLSDALLRLRRVTRPGSILVIASDFYQLDAESEPHLSRLRAHNDILIYHICDPLELTPPKPQQYPITNGKQEMILDTTRNDVITTYQNYCQQRIEDLQNLCKRLQIPYIQLTAETNIPKLIRLTFPRGTNG
- a CDS encoding AAA family ATPase, with the translated sequence MEQLEIIAKEKVQERIAQISAYLNSRILGQQDLVSRLLIALLADGHLLVEGAPGLAKTRAVKELSSVVEGDFHRIQFTPDLLPGDLTGTDVYRPENGTFVFQPGPIFHHLILADEINRAPAKVQSALLEAMAERQVTIGGTTYPLPELFLVMATQNPIEQEGTYPLPEAQLDRFLMYVKINYPEAGVEHNILSLARTEARGNLNLNNGLPDISPLSQASLFEARRQVLQVHSSEALDNYLVQLVVATRNPGVYSEELERWLRFGASPRATIALDRCAKAHAWLAGRDYVTPEDIHVIAHDVLRHRILLSFEAEAEGVSSDDFIDSLLRLIAVP
- a CDS encoding response regulator produces the protein MRVLIVEDNAFNAFCLTRLLTISNKQIQPIVVENSIQALSYLEENDASFVIMDGDLGASDGIYCNGPALVEMIWQQHPSIAIVVWSDSESMRHAFEDVFRKYNKPLNDYTCWTKVVSQERIRQSLTYLTGESSNSFFLENQLKSPEHRLPAA